One Haladaptatus cibarius D43 DNA segment encodes these proteins:
- the cas2 gene encoding CRISPR-associated endonuclease Cas2, which yields MRLAIVYDVSDDSNRRRVYQTLQRYGAWQQYSVFELEITKTQRVELQDELESHIDPEDGDRIRIYRLCESCLGNITDLGVTPPDEQSNVL from the coding sequence ATGCGCCTCGCAATCGTGTATGACGTCAGTGATGACTCGAACCGCCGCCGCGTCTATCAAACGCTCCAGCGATACGGGGCGTGGCAGCAGTACAGCGTATTCGAACTCGAAATAACGAAGACTCAGCGCGTCGAACTGCAGGACGAGTTGGAATCGCATATCGACCCAGAAGACGGCGACCGGATTCGGATATACCGCCTCTGTGAATCATGTTTGGGGAACATCACCGACCTCGGAGTGACCCCGCCAGACGAACAGTCGAACGTTCTCTGA
- the cas1 gene encoding CRISPR-associated endonuclease Cas1 has protein sequence MKATEGMFDESVVYITKQGTQVRTDGGRIVVWDVDGDGDKLVSYPTEQLDTINVFGGVNFSTPFVARANEHGIVLNYFTQHGKYRGSFVPEKNTIAEVRRAQYALSSDDELAIACAMIAAKIRNGRTLLGRKGVHGTDLLKDLGVRAENATNKDELRGTEGEAAERYFSRLDETLADGWTFEKRTKRPPEDHINSLLSLTYVMMKNEVLSGLRQYNLDPFLGVLHADRHGKPSLALDLQEEFRTSFCDAFVTRLVNRGTITHDDFNRDNRLRDEAFKTYLSKFDNYMKEEFTHPYFDYSVSRRKAIRQQVILLRKAIVGELDDYHALTFTR, from the coding sequence ATGAAAGCAACTGAAGGAATGTTCGATGAATCGGTCGTCTACATCACGAAACAGGGAACGCAGGTTCGAACCGATGGAGGCCGAATCGTCGTCTGGGATGTGGACGGTGACGGAGACAAACTCGTTTCGTATCCCACGGAACAACTCGACACGATCAACGTCTTCGGTGGGGTGAACTTCAGCACACCATTCGTCGCACGAGCGAACGAACACGGCATTGTCCTGAACTATTTCACCCAGCATGGCAAGTACCGTGGGAGTTTCGTCCCTGAGAAAAACACCATCGCAGAGGTTCGGCGCGCACAATACGCCCTCTCGTCGGACGATGAGCTCGCCATTGCTTGCGCGATGATTGCCGCGAAGATTCGCAACGGACGAACGCTTCTCGGCCGGAAAGGGGTTCACGGAACCGATTTGCTGAAAGATCTCGGTGTGCGTGCTGAAAACGCGACGAACAAGGACGAGCTCCGGGGAACCGAAGGTGAGGCTGCCGAACGCTACTTTTCGCGCTTGGACGAAACACTCGCAGACGGCTGGACGTTCGAGAAGCGGACGAAACGGCCTCCGGAAGACCACATCAACTCACTCCTCTCGCTGACTTACGTGATGATGAAAAACGAAGTACTGAGTGGCCTCCGGCAGTACAACCTCGACCCCTTCCTCGGTGTTCTGCATGCAGACCGCCATGGAAAACCGTCGCTCGCGCTCGACCTCCAAGAAGAGTTCCGAACGAGTTTCTGCGATGCGTTCGTCACTCGCCTCGTGAATCGCGGAACGATTACCCACGACGACTTCAATCGGGACAATCGCCTTCGTGACGAGGCATTCAAAACCTATCTCTCGAAGTTTGACAACTACATGAAAGAGGAGTTCACGCATCCGTATTTCGACTATTCGGTGAGTCGGAGAAAGGCGATTCGCCAGCAGGTCATCCTCCTCCGGAAAGCCATCGTCGGTGAATTGGACGACTACCACGCGCTTACATTCACCCGATAA